In the Burkholderia contaminans genome, ACGGAGGCCGTCGCCGAGCGTGCACTGGAAGACCTGGGCCGGCGCGACCGGCTGATACGTCGTTGGTGAAAGCGAGCGCACCGTCACGGTCGCGCTTTCATCCTGCATGACGCGGTACTGGATCAGCTCCAGCACCGGCGAGCCGCTGGGCTGGACGGTAAGGTGCTGGTTGGCGAATGCGAGCGTATTGCCACCGACTTCCATGAAGTCGCGTATCGCGAAGCCGCCCGATACGGTGGGCACCGTTACCTTCGCTTGAGCCGGCTGCGCGTTCTGGCACTGGGTCGGTGAAAAGATTGCAGTCACGGTCACGCCGGCAAACAGCCGCGTGCGCAACTGTCGATACGAATTGACGTTGTCAGGCTGGGGGCTCGCGGCTGTTGCCGCGAGACTGGTTGCCGCACCCGCGGCAACAAGAACAATGGCGAAGCGATTCAGCATTTTCCTGTCTCCGTGCGATGAAACCACGGGCACGATAGCACGGTGCGCAGGCATTATTCAGACGGTTCGGTCACGGCAGCTACTGCCTCGCACCTGCATGCCGCAGCGCGTCAGCGGCTTCCGTGTTGTCGTGCGACCGCGCGAGCTGCAGCAGCGACTGGCCGCGCCGATCGACATGATTCGGATTCGCGCCACGCGCGACGAGGAGCGGAATCAGGTCGAAACGATTGAACAGCGTGGCGAATCCCAGTGCGGTTTCTCCGGCGCCGTTCGTCTGGTCGATCGGGCATGGCGTGTCGATCAGGCGCCGCGCGATGTCCGGTTCGTTCCTGAAGAGGGCGCCCATCAGCGCCGTGTTGCCGTGACGGTCACCGGTGCACGCGTTGGCGCCGGCCGACAGCAGATAGTCGAGCGCGGCGGGCTGGCCGTCGTAGGACGCGAGTATCACGGCCGTATAGCCGTGGCTGTCGGTGGCGTCGACGGGATAGCCGGCTTCGTGCAATGCGCGCAGGATGTCGACGCGTCCGACACGGGCGGCGTCGAACCAGTCGCCGTCGTAGCGGCGCAGCGCGGCAGGGTCGGCCGGCGAGTATGCCGGCTGGTCGGGAAGGTGTGCGCAACCGGTGATTGCGGCCAGAGCCAGGACCGTTGCGGTCGCGCGGATCGCGTGTGTCAGGCGTTTGGATTGCATGAGGATGTCCTGATGAGGGGAGGGTCGACGTGCGTGGTACAACCCCGCACGTCGACGGCAACCTGAATCGCGGGATCAGTTCTCGCTCAGCTTTGCGGCGAGCGCTTGCACTTGCCCGACGTCGGCGTGAACGGCCTGCGCGAGACGCGTGCCGTAGTCGGCATCGGCCTTGTAGAAGTACGACAGCATCGCGTACTGGTTGTGCGCGTTCGTCACCTTGCCGAGATCACCGGACAGCGCAGTGATCAGGTCGTCCTTGTCCTGCTGCGACAGGCCGCGGTAGTACTCGCCTGCCTGGCGGAACCTCAGCTTCTTGTGGATCGCTTCCTGCTGCGTCGTGCCGTTGAGCGCCGTGCGAACGGATTTGTACTGCGGATCCGGTGCGAGTTCATGCAGCGTGGACGGTTCGTAGTTCACCTCGCCCTTGCGGTCGCCGGCGTTCATCTTGCCGTCCTGGTTGTTGTTGGCCACCGGCACGACGGGCCGGTTGATCGGCAGGTCCATGTAGTTCGCGCCGAGCCGGTACATCTGCGTGTCGGCGTACGCGAACAGCCGGTCCTGCAGCATCCGGTCTTCGGACGGTTCGATGCCGGGCACGAGCCGCGACGGCGCGAACGCCGATTCCTCGGTCGACTGGAAGTAGTTGTCGGGCACGCGGTTCAGCGTCATCGTGCCGATCTTGCGCTCGGGCACACCGGCCCACACCTTCGTGTCGTCCAGCGCATCGAAGTCGAAACGGTTCAGGTCCTGCGGCGTGA is a window encoding:
- a CDS encoding VirK family protein, with protein sequence MLNRFAIVLVAAGAATSLAATAASPQPDNVNSYRQLRTRLFAGVTVTAIFSPTQCQNAQPAQAKVTVPTVSGGFAIRDFMEVGGNTLAFANQHLTVQPSGSPVLELIQYRVMQDESATVTVRSLSPTTYQPVAPAQVFQCTLGDGLRFAYTGRERD
- a CDS encoding ankyrin repeat domain-containing protein, which codes for MQSKRLTHAIRATATVLALAAITGCAHLPDQPAYSPADPAALRRYDGDWFDAARVGRVDILRALHEAGYPVDATDSHGYTAVILASYDGQPAALDYLLSAGANACTGDRHGNTALMGALFRNEPDIARRLIDTPCPIDQTNGAGETALGFATLFNRFDLIPLLVARGANPNHVDRRGQSLLQLARSHDNTEAADALRHAGARQ